The Meles meles chromosome 6, mMelMel3.1 paternal haplotype, whole genome shotgun sequence DNA segment ATTAACAACTCACTTAAAATTTGCTGCAGGACACCTGAGtgccttagttggttaagcatctgccttcagttcaggtcattgggattgagtcccacatctgtctccttgctcatcagggatcctgcttctctttggctggtgctctctctttggcaaataaaatcttttttctttctttctttctttctttctttttttttttttttaaagattttatttatttatttgatagagatcacaggtaggcagagagaaaggaagggaagcagggtccctgctgagcagagagcccagtgcggggctcgatcccaggaaatAGATATTGGGTGTTCTTGACTAAAAACTGCTTACGTGAAAATTACTAACTAGTACACTCATTTGTTTGGCAGTGTACCACGTGTTCCTTCTTAGTTTAGGAAATGTTCCTGTCATAGCTACTTCTGGGAAAAAATAAGTTAGTGCTCTATTAAAGTAGGATGGAAATGTTTTTAGATTAAGTTGGGTTGAGAAAGGTGATTATCACTACCTGGAGGATTGGAGACTTAAAAATTCAGAGATTAGTCACTGATGAGATAGCTTGGAGACTAgttatatatgaattataaaattttaaggcTTTGTAATACATCGCTTTAGGCAGAGCAGCAGTTTTTAGGTAATTTTTGTAGACTAATACCTGGGCCTTGGAATTAAATTAGTTATTAAAAAGGTACAGAACaaaattgaaggatttttttccccccagtggtAGATCTTACCTTCTTATGCTGCAGtctcttataaaaataatacagaatgtAGAGGTTTTCTAGAACTGTTATCCATGTAAGAAGTTTTTTTGTAACACTTTGAATTTTCTcttaacaaataagaaaataccaaGCCATCACTTTGAGGTATATCTTTAGCAGTCACTGGGATACTCCTCCAGAGTTAGCAGCAGTTAAGCAACCAGTGATGATTTTTGAGAGCTGAATGTGTGCTGGGCAGTGGATTTAGGCACCAGTGAATAGCAAACAAGACAGACAGTAATCTCATCCTGCTGGAATTGGAACTATGAGTGCATCCTCCGCTTAAATGTTAGAGTGGATTATGGCTTTTTATACACCACCAACACATGTGAATGGCTCTTAGTACCAACTCTCCGTTCTGTATGGTTCAATTCAGTATCACTACTAATAGTAATGATTTATTTCTGTACTCACCAAATACATACATACTCTGTATActttatacattatttatttatatactcacCAAATTTAGCTCATCATAAATAATGACTGTTTGCAGACTCCATTAATTGTAATCCCTTACTCTGAGTACTATTTGGAAttgttttctaagttttatttatttatgaattattgCAGCATAtatagagtaaaatttaaaaatatatatgtagtcTATTCATTGTACAAAGTAATACTTACTAATACTGCCAGAATACAGAGGAACTTTGATGTCCATCCCTTAAGGCCAACCATCATtgggtatgcatgtgtgtatatagtaTTTTCTTGAAGTAGTGGCTGTATTTAAAACAGTAGAGAAGGAAGGCTTTTACTGGACCTTGGAATAAAATTAGCAAAAAGATACAAATTGATAGACAATGaacattaatttattattttataaggtCACTGATGGAGCTTGCTGACTTAATTTTAGTTGTGAAGGaagtctgttttccttttatCCAATAGGATGTATAGTTACCCAGCAcgtgttcctcctcctcctcctattgCTCGGGCTGTAGTTCCTTCAAAACGCCAGCGTGTATCAGGAAACACCTCACGAAGAGGCAAAAGTGGCTTCAATTCTAAGAGTGGACAGCGAGGATCTTCTTCCAAGTCTGGAAAGTGTATGTATTATTATTGCAGCTTTGTGATTCTGCTGCTTGTGTGTTGTTGAAATAGGGAAATTAATGTAGTTAGTAATGTTCAGGTTTTATACTAATGGCTTTGTGTAATCAAAATAATGGAAGAGAAGATAGTAGTGAAAGAGAAGATAGTAGTGATTAAGGGGCCAGTTAAAGTATTCGACTGTAGGGAGCTAGTAAGTGCTTAAAAATTTACAAAGTGTGTAAGTCAAGTCAAAGAGTACAGAAAGTGCTTTCATATATAATTGAGATCTTTAGTGGGCCTAAAGAAGTAAGAATACTGTTGCTAAGGCAGTAGGCACATTAGATTCAGTTTCTAGCTACAAACTAAGTGATCCCCATTACTGGGACAGTATGGTCCTGGCTCCATTTCTCCCCTAGGATCCCCTCTGGCTATTACCATGTGGTTTAGTTGGAAATGGTGTTCGGCATCTGGTAACTTCCGGTAGAGTTGATTCTAATACAGAGTTCTGTTTGTATTAAAGTGAAAGGTGATGACCTTCAGACCATTAAGAAGGAGTTGACCCAGATAAAACAAAAAGTGGATTCTCTGCTGGAAAGCCTggaaaaaattgagaaagaacAGAGCAAACAAGGAGGTAAATGGCCTTGCAGCTTGTTGGGTGTAAACTTGGGTTAGTTACCGAAGATAGTTGAAGGTATATGTTGGAATAGTGGGGTATAAAGCAGTTGAATATGAAACTTGGGGAATTTGAATTGGGAAGGGCATTTGTGTGGGAGGATTTAGATTTGTGCTGCAGTTCTGTGATCATTAATGGGGATTGTCTACATCCTGTGGACATTACTTGCCCCTAGACAGACTTGTCCTTCTCATCCCCAGTAGAGATGAAGAATGATAAGTCAGAAGAGGAGCAGAGCAGCAGCTCCCTGAAGAAAGATGAGACTAATGTGAAGATGGAGTCTGAGGGGGGTGCAGATGACTCTGCTGAGGAGGGGGACCTACtggatgatgatgataatgaagatCGGGGGGATGACCAGGTGAAAACCacgggaaaggaaagaaagaggtggTGGAGGGGGGAGCAGGGACACATGGAGTGCCTCTAACTCCATCCTATTTGTGTCTGTTTCTCACAGCTGGAGTTGATCAAGGATGATGAAAAAGAGGCTGAGGAAGGAGAGGATGACAGAGACAGCGCCAATGGCGAGGATGACTCTTAAGCACATAGTGGGGTTTAGAAATCTTGTCCCATTATTTCTTTACCTAGGCGCTTGTCTAAGATCAAAATTTTCACCAGATCCTCTCCCCTAGTATCTTCTTCAGCACATGCTCACTGTTCTCCCCATCCTTGTCCTTCCCATGTTCATTAATTCATATTGCCCTGCGCCTAGTCCCATTTTCACTTCCTTTGATGCTCCTAGTAGTTATGTTAAGTCTTACCctgtaatttttgcttttaattttgatacCTCTTTATGACTTAACAATAAAAAGGATGTGTGGTTTTTATCAACTGTCTCCAAAATAATCTCTTGTTATGCAGGGAGTACAGTTCTTTCCATTCATACATGAGCTCAGTAGTTGCTTCCCTAACTGCAAAGGCAATCGCATTAGTTGAGTAGCACCTGAGAGCAGCTTTGAGTTAGAGGTATGTGTGTTATACCCCACATAAGAGTGCTATGTGGGGCTGTTCAACACAAATGTAACAATGTATTTTTGTGAATGAGAGTTGGCATGTCAAATGCATCCTCTAGAAAAATAATTAGTGTAATAGTCTTAAGATTTGTTTTCTAAAGTTGATACTGTGGGTTATTTTTGTGAACAGCCTGATGTTTGGGAccctttttctcaaaataaacaagTCCTTATTAAACCAGGAGTTTGGAGAAAAAAAAcctggttttttatttttgtattttataattgtttactTCAAATTCTTTGTTTCACAGCGGCCTACACAAAACCCTAGAATgtactaaatatatttttctttgagtCATTCATAGTCTTTGCTCATACGAACATAAACTAAAATGATGTGTCATTTGGGTGGGTATTGCTGTGATGTGGAGTGGAGATTCTTGTGCAGAATGGCTTTTCTATCCTAATGAAAAGGTTTGGGAATAACTTTAAGATATTTCATTAATGTTTTGTGGTCCATTTGGCACcctttttgagatttttgttgtGTGCTAAATCGTTTTGTCCTTAAATAGAAGAGGTTCAAACATGTCAGGATTTTAGGAAAATCTGAAACAACTGGAGAATGAACCtctgttacttttattttatccttttaattGCTATTTAGAGTCCCAGTTACTTTTTGGATTCTGAGTCTGTGCCTCCAAGTTCCTGAGAATAGAAAAGCTCGCTTTTCCATGCTCTGCTGTAGTTTATAAAACCTTCCCAGGTGACTGAGAACATTTACTTTCAATTAGTTTAATCTATATAAATAATTTTCGTTCCTTTCTCCTGTGTGATTAATttcagtggtttttgttttttggcttttttttttggtcatgataCTAATTAATTAGCACCTAGACTTCAACGGATGGATTTATTAAACAGCTTCTAGATTTGTTATGCTTGCCTAACTAATCCTGAAAGATCTggtttgtttatgtttttatacTTGTTTCCAGCAGAGCAGGATAAGAACATGGCTAGTTCGGACTATTACCATTCACACAAACCTTGGATTCCCCAGAAAGTTGCAGTTTCATAGCATGCAACAAAGGCATTTATATCCAGCCTACTGTGGGCAGAAGTCCTTGTCCTATTTATTaagatccaaaaaaatcattttatataacaCGTGACAAAGAATAGAAGGAAGAGGCTAAACTCTGAACCCCTTGGACCCCACATCCATAGTACAAAAGTAGCTTTTGTGGGTTCATTTGGTCAAAAAGTCTTCTATCCCCCACTTTGTTTTCCGATCTTATATGATTTCATGTTACACAAACTCACTTTAAGCACATAATCCCCAAAATAAGCTGGATGCTTAGAAGAAAGGGTTAAGGTTCCAAGATGTTAATAAAACCTATTTAAGATAATGTTAGCTCTCAGCAACTAAAAGATGCTACACCAGTTAAGTGATGCATGAAAGGGTCTACACTTTTAATTTCATGTGAAACCAAGTATTGAAAGAAACTGGAAAGCTTAAAGATAACGGTCATGTGCTCTTcaaaaatgtatacacacacgcaAGGTTATTGATAAAATGCTGACATTTCTAGGTTGTCTTGATGGGGAAGAGTAATTTCACACTGTATGTCTCAGTCTATTAGGAGTTAAATTTCCTCGTGGAAGTAAAAGAACAGTACTGTAAGATTTCTGTAATCATAGGTTATACTCTTAATACTTTGAAATTCAGAATCCTAGGCCAAAgcttagagaaaaggaaacatgaCTGAAATAGCGTATAGGTCTATATCTTGCAAGCTGATGAAATGCAGAtactaaaagtttttttaaaaaatagaccatTGTCTTAAAGACCATTGGTCTAATAAAGGCTTATAGTCATTGTTAATATCATTTAACTCTGCGCCCCAGGAAAAGAGATTGGAATAGGTTCAATAGAAATAGAGGCAGAGAACACATGGGCTCTGTGGTTTAGCAGTGGGTTAGCAGAGCAGGTGAGGTTGAAAAGCTTGACAGTTTGAGAGACAGCTAATTTTTTAGGGGAAATTCTGAGTAACTTGACAATCTCAAAAGAGCAGGCCTTAAGCTATTTAATAGAAATAAGATTTATCACAGTAAAATATGGTGATGACTTTGTTGGGtattaaaaatttcagaataatGGTTTATCCAATATGCCcaggaaatataagaaaataacctGGAAGCTTTTAAAGACTGCACTGTCCAGCCAGAATTGGATGAAGAAAGTGGATGAATTAAATCCCTTTGGAACATTTCTGATgctacattaatttttaatggggAGACTTCTGGGGTGTTCACTGGCAAAGGTACTTTTCTACTTTTGCTATTTCACTAGTGAAAGGAGCTAACTTAAAGCTGTTGGATTGGAATGGATGACAAGTTTGGAACGCTTGAAAAGAGGGTTCCCAATAGATTTCAGATGTCACCTCAACATCTGAAACCTGCAAGGATTAGTAGTGCTAGTCAGTACGTATAAGTCTCTTAACAGACAGAACTAGTTGTAAGAGAATgggaaaatgcaaacaaaaacaacagaattatGGTAAATTGGAAAGGAGTCAAATGAGTATTGAGAATGTAATGGAAGGAAGGGTAGATCAAAAGTAAGCATCATTAAAGCCATACAGTAACTATAAAATACCAGTAAAGGAATCTAGTGAATAACTTAGCAGCAGTATGTTGATTCAAAAGTGTAAGTAGCTAGGGGAAGCAAAGCCTTGCAGGTATGATACacaaagtaaagaaatggaaCTGCCGAGAGACTATACTTCGCATACATTGGTGGTTTTAGGTAACCTGGATGATATGGTGGGATGTGTTGTGGAAGTAGTTGGGAAATAGGGaaataggtatttatttttagggGAGTGGGAAAACAGCATCATTGATTGTGGCCTTGAAGAATAAAGGATTTAGCCATAGAAGTTGATCTTTTTATTTAACTTGAGGAAAATTCACCTGTACCACTGTCAAATTGGGGTTTGAGTTTCTGTACCCTAGTTCAGATCACACTGACTAAGGAAATGCATTTCAGTTGAGTTTTAGATGGATAAGGAAAAAGTACAGTGATACCTTGAAGCCAgttaaaaatagtaaatacagATCTGACAGAAATGGGAGTGACCAGTAAATGAGCTACATATGATATGTATAGAATGGGCTGGTAAGTAACTAGTGACTCGTTTTGCTTTATCAATGCTGTTTATCCCAGGGAGAACAGGTACCATTTATATTGTATTTGATGAATAAGGGGCTTGCTCTCAGAGAATTTCTAGTGTTTAGAAAGACCTTGGGATAAAGTAAAAATTGGGCCAGCTAAATAGTACAGAAAAAGCTAGATTTAGATGTACCTGACTGGGATAACAGAATTCCAAGTGTTTAGAGAGAATAAATGAGGGGTGTTGGAAAATTACTTGTTTGAATTTCAGTTAATCAAATTAATCCTAATCAGGAAGGCTGCAAAAGAACATGTGGTTGCATTagtaactttcaaaaaaaaaaaaaaaaaactactgttaCGAAAAACGGGGCCTATGTAGAGAGTTGGAGTTAAAAGCCCTGTTTGAGCTGGGGTGGGTTTCTCCCCGACCTTAAGTCAGAACTACAATAGAAGGGGTGAATAGAATGGGGtgaatgccaaaaaaaaaaaaaaaaaaggctgcttaATAGGAGTAGAAATCCAAGATTTTTATGTGTCATACAAAAGAGAAgttgagggaaataaaaatgttctgaagATTTGACAAAAATTTGAGCAAAATGACTCTTCTTAACAAGCTTTTCATAAACCTAAagttgttattaaaaataatttagtatgTTAAATGAGTTGTCAGGTGGATCTCAGCTTCAGTTGTACATTAGAATTACCAAGGGAGCTTTTAAAATCTTGACATCCAGGTGTGCACTCCAGACCAATTAAATCTCTGCAGTTGGGACTCTTGACAGTAACTTTCAGTTTGCTAGCAATAAGGGGAACCCCTGCACCAAGAGGCAAAAAGTGCTCTTTCTAAGGTGAATAAGGTAGAAGGGAGCAATTAGGACTTCAGAGAGGGTGTCTTGAGTGACTGCCTAATGAGTTAGTAAAGAATGTTCATGTCGTATATTAAGTGGTTTAAGACAAGAGCTTACAGTAAGAAAAAGCATGGTGGCTACgctttatttaaaatgagagcaTCTGGTGAAAGGGTGAGCCTGTACCTCCCTTGAAATCTATGGCCAAAATACAGAAAGCACTGATGGGGAGGTGTCTGGGTAGGGTTAAAAGGTGAGAAAAGCTAgggttgagggagagagaaagtcttTGTTCTCTGAGGTTATAAGAAAACGTGTTAAAGAAAGCCCAACATTATCCATCCACCACTCTTAATCTATTGTACTCTCCAGTAGAACTTCCTGTGATGGAAGTGTTCCATACTGCATTGACTAATGTGCTAGCCCTGTCACTGCTGAgtccttgaaatgtggctagtgtgactgagaattggatttttcaattttgtttttaatctgattAATGTGGCTATCTTACTGGGTAGTGTAGTGCTACAAAATGAGCAGTTTCTAAAAAGTACAGATACTGATAAGCTAGCCGTATGTAACTTAGGTGAAAAAATGTGACTTTCCGAGGTGTTTCGTGTCCTGAATTCATGGAAAGTAAGTGTTTCTAGGCCCTAGACCTCAACATCAAAAGACTTCTTAGAACATCCCTAGACTAACATGGAGTACTTGACTAGTAGGACATCTACAACTACAGGCATAGTCTATGTTAACCTTCATTTAGCAGTGtttcttggaaaataatttttttttttttttttaaataaaatcttaagtggGACTCCATCTTTTCAGTGGGTGCCcaaagcccaaggcagatacAGGTTGTAGATGTGTCCAAGAATGCTGCTGGGTAAGCATTTAAGATAAACTCTTAGTTGATTTTCACACGACCCTATTACATATGTATGGAAGTAATTCCTAAGTTTCAAAGAGTGTCAAAGTGCCTTGTTGAAAGCTCAATAGATAATAAATGGTAGAGCCAACATTGCAGCCTGTGATCTGGCTTAACCATTGGATTCTGGACCTAAGGAGAGGAAATGGTATCTTGGTATCTCTGAGCTTACATCTTGAACCCCCCAAAATGATACAACTATCTCCAAAGCATGATAATAGACTAGGGTCCCAGCACCTTCTCTTAAATTCAACACAAGGAAAAATAACCTTAACCATTTTTCTCTTGATTCTGAATACTAGAGTGGTTCATAAGACTTTAACATTTGGAAACACGTCTTGAAAAACACCTGGCTAAGAGCAGAAACTGCTGGGGTTATACAGCATGGTTGGGCTTTAGAAATAAAGAGGCTAGACTTCCCCATCTATTTTCCTTGGCTGTTTCCAGGGAACCCAGGGGCACTGTTACAAACCATTTCTTGTATCTCAAACTTTCCAAATACCTTGTAAAAATCATCTGTCAGGACAATAATAGTCTGATACACAACTTCGACCCTGTACCATGATGCCTGCTTGGTCCGTTAGAAGAAACACCTGGAAATGTCATTACAAGAGCGTCCTAAAAAGGATTTGGTCTTTCCCAATAAGGTGTTCAGTAACACAGGCTGTCACTTTTGCAGACGCACAAAAGCTTCAATAACACGTTTCTGGTATGAATGTGGAACTTCAGTGACTCATTTTCATGCATTTACTGCTTGGTGAAGAATTTTAGTAGTTTCCATCCAAACTTAGAAATCTTCCTGTGGACTATAAAGTCTTGGGGTCTGATACATTTTTTTGCCTATTTTGCCCTGCCTTAAAGGATACTTGCTTTACAGAGGATGAATGAGATCCTTAAAGCTTCTCCTGGCCCACTTGGGGGATATTACCCACCCAGGCCCCTGCCTGCCCAGCCTCACTCAGTATTCCTCTCCCTATTCAAGAACCTGGAATACTCCATTTTGTTAGTTTCCTCATCCAGCCAAACCTGTGCTGCTCAGGACTTCATATGGACTCCGCAGAGTTCTGTAGCAGCATCTAGGTCATTCACAAAGTGCCAGAAGCTGCTGGGGTTTAGTTGCCAGAAAGTTACCTGCTTAACTTATAGAAATGCTGCAGTGGTCTGCTCTGTATTGGGCAATAGGAGGAGCAGCCCTTAGTAGAATctactggggtggggtgggggggattgtAGGCACATCCTAAGTTGCCCACTGTTAACCTGACCACCTATGGAGATGGCTTCAGTGTTTTCATTCCCTCAGCTGGGCATACAATCCTGATACATTCCTGTGGTGGGACCCAGCACCTGCCTGGGTACATGCCCAGGTCCCTGCTACCTCCTTTCAGCCTGTGGATGAGACACATGGCAATACCACTCTGAAGCTTATCCTGTCTTGTCCTTGTAAGTACATAACCTAAGTGTAAGGATATACATCTCCCCTTCAAAATAATTAACCCGCCAGCACAGTCCCTCACTTGGCCAAATAGCAGTCTTCACGCAAATGACTGGAAGGTTTATTTTCCCTAGATCTCTACAGACCTTGGGAGCCTTGATTTTAGCTTTGGTGTATCTGAGGCCTCCTGCCTGACCCGCatacacttctttttctttttgccttcctTGCAAAGCCCTTTGGGTGTCAGTGGTTCCATGGCCATGTTTCCCTCCACTCCGCCCTCTTTGCTGCAACTTTTTGGCACTCGTCAGCCCTCTCATTGAGGAATGTTTATACTTAACAGCTTCAGAATATCCTAGGGCCAATTCAGTTGCAACATAACCACACATCATTTTTCCTAAGAAGTAATATGCTAGTGAAACAAGAACAACCACCAAGTTTAACATAATCCATACTCTTGTATCTAGCTGATGTAAACACTTGTATTTGCTTTGAAAATGACATGCCATTTTTACAGCACTGATAAAGCTCTTGGGCCTCCTAAAATGTGTGtccagtcatttttattttctcccagtcttcaCTGGCACCATTCCAGTCCAAGTTACCATCCCCTTGCTCCTGGTTTACTACAGTACTCTCCTGTATACCCACACCACTTGGATCCTTTTCCAATCACTCCTCCACACAACAGCCTTCCtgatcttttcaaaacacatataATCATGGCACTTCTCGGTTTAAAAGCCCTTCTGGCTTTCCTTGTCTTAAGATAATGACAAAACTTCTTACTGCAGTGCACATGGCATCTCATCTTCCCCTGCCTATCAGTCCAGCCTCTCTACCATGTGCTCCTCACTTGTTCGAAATTTTTTGTGCCTCTCACTCCCCATGCTCACTTCCTCCACCTTTGTCCATTTGGTTCCATAGAGAACTTTGGTTTACCCTTAAGAGTTCAGCTCAAGTGTTGATACCTCCAGGAATCCTCCCTCACCTGCCTTTCTTAAGTGGGCAAGTAGCTATCCCAGAACCAGGAATCTCTTCTTTTGTAGCACTAATTACAGCCACACTCAGCAATCTGTATGATTACttgattaatatatttttcttagtaGAGTGGAACTCAACGAGAGCAGGAGCCACATCTATCACTGTTTACCAATATTATCCTAAGTGTTTCAGAGTGTCTGAAACATCAAAATATGTTGAATGAATgggtgggaaaggaaaaaggggaggGTCAGCCCTGGGTGAGGCAGTCTTGGAAACAGCCTGAATGCCCAGCAAGGCTGaagatgcattcttttttttttttttttcccattttatttatttttttcagcataacagtattgaAGATGCATTCTTGCAGGGGAACTTCAGTGCCCCTGCTTTCACTATAATATTTCACAGTCCTTTCCCAGTGCCTCCAACAAATCCTAATAATCCATGTTTGATTGCCAAGGATGAGATAGTGCATTATCCAAAAAGGGTGGATGTGCTCATTGACATTAATCTCAActcggggcaccagggtggctcagacagttaagcaactgcctttagctcgggtcgtgatcctggggtcctaggatcaagccctgtgttgggctccgtgttcagcagggagtctgcttccccctccacaCCCCTCTCTTGctcgtgctcgctcgctctctctctcaaataaatagataaaatctcttctaaaaaagaaaaaacctcttTCAATACCTTAAGTCCAATTTCCCTTACAAGGCCCACTCTCCCATTAGTGGGCAGTTCTACCCAACACCTCcactctttactttttaaaattaaagtatacatatatactataaaatGCATGCATTTTAAGCATACAGCTTCATGAAGACTTAAGAATGAATATGCCTGCATAAACCACCTCTCTGATCAGGATATGGAGAATTACTAGCATCTCAGAAACAACCTTCGTGCCCCTTCCAGCCATTACCCCCTTGGTAACCACTACTCTGACCTCTGTCACCATAGATAGGTGTCCTCTATTTGTGAACTATATGTAGATGGAATAGTGATATTGATGTTTGGGCTCACCCTGGGAGAAACACTTGGATGTCGTTTACTTGAGGAATGATACCAAGAGACAGGACTTGTGAGGAAGTGGAAGAGTGAGACAGTTAAGAAAAAGCCAATATAAAGGTGTGTTACTGGAATTGGGTACATAATGCTGCTCAGAGTTTTCTAAGGATTGGGGCACAAGAGGCTGGTGTCTTTGTCCACTGGCTCCTGTTCCCCACTGACTGAGGGATGCCACAAGGAGGTTCATTTCCCTACAGTTTTGGGCTGTAACTGATCTTCATCGGCTCCGTCAGCATCGaaggacatttagattgtttttgGTTTGAGATAATATTCccatgaacattcttgtacatgtctTTTAAGAACGCATCTGTACACATTTCTGTTGGGTATGTGTATAGTTGGGTGGAACTGGGCCTAGGGTATGTGTATTTTCAGCTTTAATAGATACTGCCAAACAGCTCTCCAAAGTGattgtactaatttatattttcattagctgtaaatgaaatttttagttGCTTCACATCCTTATCAGCACTTGATATTGtccttaaaattttagtttttttaaattagtgtgtTTGAGTGTGTCTCACTTTACTCTTCGGTAAACTTTTattgtataatttacatacagaaaAGTCCACAAATCATGTGTACAGCTGTTACTTTTTGCACACCAAACACACTCACAAAAATTAGCAAGAAAATCAAGCATTGGAGATCACCAGCACTGCAGAAATCCCTCGCATGCATGCCCTCTTCCAGCCACTTACACCGCCATCCCAAGGACATCTATTATCCTGACTCCATAGATTCTTTCtgcctgtttttgaacttcaAATAAGTGATATATTATGTAGTTTTTTATGTCTAGCTTCTTTGATTCAGCATTGTCTTTTCAGTTCATCTATATTGTTGCATGTTGTAGTTTGTTCATTCATACTATTGTATAGTATTACATTATACAGATATACTGCGATTTATTCATTCTGTGAATAGGCATTTAGACTGTTTTcagttttggctattatgaataaagctgctatgaacattctagAGCATGTCTTTTTTTGAGCAAATGTGTCTGTTTCTGGTGGGTGTAAATCTAAGAATGAAATCACTGGAATAGAGTATTATATAGAAATAAAGAGTATATCcctggggagggcacgttttgcatggagcactgggtgttgtgcaaaaagaatgaatactgttacgctgaaaaaataaataaaatggaaaaaaaaaattcaaaaaaaaaaaagagtatatccCTTGCGTACCTGCTATTTTCCAATCTTAGCTATTCTGGTAGGTATCCTAGTGGTGtcactttaaaaactttttttcttaagggcTGGCTGGGCAGCTCAATCGATTAAGCTCTGTCTCtggatttcggttcaggtcatgatctcagggttgtgggattgagccccttgtcaggctccacgtttagcagggaatctgtttgagagtctctctccctccccctctccctctggacTTCCTGCCCCAcgcccactcatgctctctacccctaaaataaataatcttcaaaacagattttaaaaattttttcttagaagtttttcttcctgagacacctgggtggctcagtcagctaagcatctgcctttgacttgggtcatgatcccaaggttctggaattgagtcccgcattgggctctgctcagcaggaagcctgcttctccttctgcctgttgctccccctgtttgagctcactctctctctgacacataaaatcttaaaaagtttttatctttccacttttaaaaatcagcttctaAGAG contains these protein-coding regions:
- the HNRNPC gene encoding heterogeneous nuclear ribonucleoproteins C1/C2 isoform X1; amino-acid sequence: MASNVTNKTDPRSMNSRVFIGNLNTLVVKKSDVEAIFSKYGKIVGCSVHKGFAFVQYVNERNARAAVAGEDGRMIAGQVLDINLAAEPKVNRGKAGVKRSAAEMYGSVPEHPSPSPLLSSSFDLDYDFQRDYYDRMYSYPARVPPPPPIARAVVPSKRQRVSGNTSRRGKSGFNSKSGQRGSSSKSGKLKGDDLQTIKKELTQIKQKVDSLLESLEKIEKEQSKQGVEMKNDKSEEEQSSSSLKKDETNVKMESEGGADDSAEEGDLLDDDDNEDRGDDQLELIKDDEKEAEEGEDDRDSANGEDDS
- the HNRNPC gene encoding heterogeneous nuclear ribonucleoproteins C1/C2 isoform X3, with translation MASNVTNKTDPRSMNSRVFIGNLNTLVVKKSDVEAIFSKYGKIVGCSVHKGFAFVQYVNERNARAAVAGEDGRMIAGQVLDINLAAEPKVNRGKAGVKRSAAEMYGSSFDLDYDFQRDYYDRMYSYPARVPPPPPIARAVVPSKRQRVSGNTSRRGKSGFNSKSGQRGSSSKSGKLKGDDLQTIKKELTQIKQKVDSLLESLEKIEKEQSKQGVEMKNDKSEEEQSSSSLKKDETNVKMESEGGADDSAEEGDLLDDDDNEDRGDDQLELIKDDEKEAEEGEDDRDSANGEDDS
- the HNRNPC gene encoding heterogeneous nuclear ribonucleoproteins C1/C2 isoform X4, whose translation is MASNVTNKTDPRSMNSRVFIGNLNTLVVKKSDVEAIFSKYGKIVGCSVHKGFAFVQYVNERNARAAVAGEDGRMIAGQVLDINLAAEPKVNRGKAGVKRSAAEMYGSSFDLDYDFQRDYYDRMYSYPARVPPPPPIARAVVPSKRQRVSGNTSRRGKSGFNSKSGQRGSSSKSGKLKGDDLQTIKKELTQIKQKVDSLLESLEKIEKEQSKQGEMKNDKSEEEQSSSSLKKDETNVKMESEGGADDSAEEGDLLDDDDNEDRGDDQLELIKDDEKEAEEGEDDRDSANGEDDS
- the HNRNPC gene encoding heterogeneous nuclear ribonucleoproteins C1/C2 isoform X2 gives rise to the protein MASNVTNKTDPRSMNSRVFIGNLNTLVVKKSDVEAIFSKYGKIVGCSVHKGFAFVQYVNERNARAAVAGEDGRMIAGQVLDINLAAEPKVNRGKAGVKRSAAEMYGSVPEHPSPSPLLSSSFDLDYDFQRDYYDRMYSYPARVPPPPPIARAVVPSKRQRVSGNTSRRGKSGFNSKSGQRGSSSKSGKLKGDDLQTIKKELTQIKQKVDSLLESLEKIEKEQSKQGEMKNDKSEEEQSSSSLKKDETNVKMESEGGADDSAEEGDLLDDDDNEDRGDDQLELIKDDEKEAEEGEDDRDSANGEDDS